The Schistocerca nitens isolate TAMUIC-IGC-003100 chromosome 7, iqSchNite1.1, whole genome shotgun sequence genome contains a region encoding:
- the LOC126195253 gene encoding leucine-rich repeat-containing protein 40-like: MYRMLAAQRTALLLLVFLVASAASSTFPVNCDFSRDGSEAVCIGWCPLYISKNVTTLRCQHNGWRIINGTRLHRFAHLISLDLSFGRISQILPDSFQRMKELQHLDLSNNMLSALSSDLSELPKLLSLNLSGNPLTLPSREPFLVSSSLDALDVSSCSLTDLWEHSFGKLPNLSELRIRNNPDLEINGCPFVDNIKLIVIDGEKEVIPKLKTVCQYNNSSNPMPHQWKKAIKHWP, encoded by the exons GATGCTAGCTGCGCAGAGGACCGCTCTGCTACTGCTAGTCTTCCTCGTCGCTTCTGCTGCCAGCTCCACGTTTCCAGTGAACTGCGACTTTTCACGTGATGGCAGTGAGGCTGTCTGCATTGGCTGGTGCCCTTTGTACATCAGCAAAAATGTAACGACTCTTCGCTGCCAGCACAATGGCTGGAGAATTATAAATGGTACTCGGCTTCATCGTTTCGCCCACCTGATCTCTCTGGACCTCTCATTCGGACGCATATCACAG ATACTGCCTGACAGTTTCCAGCGGATGAAAGAACTTCAGCATCTCGACCTGTCCAACAATATGTTGAGTGCCCTTTCTTCCGACTTGAGTGAGCTGCCAAAGCTTCTCTCTCTGAACCTGTCTGGAAACCCGCTGACGCTGCCTTCCAGGGAGCCGTTCCTCGTCTCCAGTTCGCTGGACGCTCTTGACGTCTCTAGCTGCAGCCTCACTGACCTGTGGGAACACTCGTTTGGCAAACTACCGAATCTGAGTGAGCTGCGGATTCGAAACAACCCGGACCTGGAGATCAACGGATGTCCATTTGTTGACAACATTAAACTAATCGTCATCGACGGCGAAAAAGAAGTCATCCCAAAATTAAAAACCGTTTGCCAGTACAATAATTCATCTAACCCCATGCCCCATCAATGGAAGAAAGCAATAAAACATTGGCCGTAA